Proteins found in one Corynebacterium canis genomic segment:
- a CDS encoding mechanosensitive ion channel family protein: MPFAYILYSAWRWLLDPGLSLAILLTIAILIPRIGRFAIRFFTRRVDLDEQDSKTRLALVGTAVYVAQLVAYFFLIVAALNELGIPLAGAAIPATVISAALGLGAQSIIADFLAGFFILSEKQFGVGDWVAFKGQGVDVEGDVIQITMRATKVRTLQGETVTIPNGAARVCINHSNIWARAVVIIPVPLLSSSSIHEAISRSEQATRRALARPDIVHDVTGDLDVHPAVNITQPTTVGMPWMVDMRFIVQVNPARQWAVERAIRTAILEEFWEEYGSATTTSGAVRNHLEREAPVVVERAFKRDPLIDVPLSDTTITMEAQKDVTEPSRTDISLEHPADAPIDEQEMQEPEKVFRTITYPSRFARIVSFRGRVRPSTTGLFVLLLALFIAKGFTVETSEEFKTSGSWLAPTANTTTTSTPAATPTMVPTEETTVMDSSSVVESATTAPTTTQTQQQTQASTSVATQHPETSISAPVQEQPTSLEPSTPQEEQPAPQTSAVQPEQ, translated from the coding sequence ATGCCCTTTGCTTATATCCTGTATTCAGCCTGGCGCTGGCTCCTGGACCCCGGCCTTTCCCTAGCAATCCTCTTAACAATCGCTATCCTGATTCCCCGCATCGGTCGCTTTGCCATCAGATTCTTCACACGGCGCGTTGACCTTGATGAACAGGATTCTAAAACCCGCCTGGCCCTAGTGGGCACGGCGGTATACGTGGCCCAGCTTGTGGCATATTTCTTCCTGATCGTCGCCGCCCTCAACGAGCTCGGCATCCCGCTGGCGGGCGCGGCGATCCCCGCGACGGTGATTTCCGCCGCCCTCGGTCTCGGCGCGCAGAGCATTATCGCGGACTTCCTCGCCGGCTTTTTCATCCTTTCGGAAAAGCAATTCGGCGTCGGCGACTGGGTGGCCTTTAAAGGCCAAGGCGTTGACGTGGAAGGCGATGTTATTCAAATCACCATGCGTGCGACGAAGGTGCGCACGCTGCAAGGCGAGACGGTGACCATCCCGAACGGCGCCGCCCGCGTATGCATCAACCACTCGAACATTTGGGCGCGGGCCGTGGTGATCATCCCGGTGCCGCTGCTCAGCTCCTCCTCCATCCACGAGGCCATCTCGCGCTCTGAGCAGGCCACGCGGCGGGCGTTGGCGCGACCCGACATCGTGCACGACGTCACCGGCGATCTGGACGTCCACCCGGCGGTGAATATCACCCAGCCCACCACCGTGGGCATGCCGTGGATGGTGGATATGCGCTTTATCGTGCAGGTCAACCCGGCCCGCCAATGGGCGGTGGAACGCGCCATCCGCACCGCCATCCTGGAGGAATTCTGGGAGGAATACGGTTCCGCAACCACCACCTCCGGCGCGGTGCGCAACCACCTCGAACGGGAAGCGCCCGTGGTGGTGGAGCGCGCGTTTAAGCGCGATCCGCTGATCGATGTGCCGTTGTCCGACACCACGATCACCATGGAAGCGCAAAAGGACGTCACGGAACCCAGCCGCACCGATATTTCCCTAGAGCACCCGGCGGACGCCCCGATCGACGAGCAGGAAATGCAGGAACCGGAAAAGGTGTTCCGCACCATCACCTACCCGTCGCGCTTCGCCCGCATCGTGTCCTTCCGGGGCCGCGTGCGGCCCTCCACCACCGGGCTGTTCGTCCTGCTACTGGCCCTGTTTATAGCCAAGGGCTTTACCGTGGAAACCTCCGAGGAATTCAAGACCTCCGGCAGCTGGTTGGCCCCCACCGCAAACACCACGACCACCTCGACGCCGGCGGCCACGCCCACCATGGTGCCCACCGAGGAGACCACGGTGATGGATTCTTCCAGTGTGGTGGAATCCGCCACCACCGCGCCTACCACAACGCAGACTCAGCAACAGACGCAAGCGTCTACTTCGGTGGCAACGCAGCACCCCGAGACGTCGATAAGCGCCCCGGTGCAGGAACAACCCACGAGCCTGGAGCCGAGCACCCCCCAGGAGGAACAACCGGCCCCGCAAACCTCCGCAGTACAACCTGAACAATAG
- a CDS encoding DoxX family protein, which produces MSDNTREPENSAHEDLEVPTSRKEGDVYARAGRVAPQEIPATAQQTPPPSVESAPTPFSEELPTVTFSLQGEFDDDVEIPVAPPNVVRKPTVPPHPSDAPTTVFEPQSAEPLRIPTRNPTHEHEGDEAKGEGSAAPSGEPTVMFDAPTAQQNQGFTLPEPGEPKPAASAPAEVSPPVVPAPTEVPPHDAAPDAQLEDARRGTIDLGVFIIRVVFGAFLVFSAVKTFFQLGGDTGLAGLEAEYANYLQPGILAVAIPALLLTAGVFLVLGLVTPVAAALATIGTTFEALHLLDTDGEAFDVLRLSDSVLLGLLLVALSLGLQFTGPGRLAVDYGRSWSRRPLVSSWLFAVIGVAGAAALWWFGAGVNPFN; this is translated from the coding sequence ATGAGCGACAACACTCGTGAACCTGAAAATTCCGCACATGAGGATTTGGAAGTTCCTACCTCCCGTAAAGAAGGAGACGTTTATGCTCGGGCTGGTCGAGTAGCGCCCCAGGAGATACCCGCGACGGCGCAACAAACGCCCCCGCCGAGCGTGGAATCAGCACCGACACCGTTTTCGGAGGAGTTGCCTACCGTGACCTTCAGTCTGCAGGGGGAATTCGACGATGACGTTGAAATTCCTGTCGCCCCGCCGAACGTTGTGCGGAAGCCGACCGTGCCGCCGCATCCTTCGGACGCGCCCACGACCGTTTTTGAGCCGCAGTCCGCGGAGCCGTTGCGCATCCCAACCCGGAACCCTACTCACGAACATGAGGGCGATGAGGCGAAGGGTGAGGGGTCGGCCGCCCCCAGCGGCGAGCCCACGGTGATGTTTGACGCCCCGACCGCGCAGCAAAATCAGGGTTTCACGCTGCCGGAGCCGGGGGAGCCGAAGCCCGCGGCCAGCGCACCCGCTGAAGTCAGCCCGCCCGTGGTGCCCGCCCCCACTGAGGTGCCGCCTCACGACGCCGCGCCGGACGCGCAGCTCGAAGACGCCCGCCGTGGCACCATCGACCTCGGCGTGTTTATTATCCGCGTGGTGTTCGGCGCCTTCCTGGTGTTCTCCGCGGTGAAAACCTTTTTCCAGCTGGGCGGGGACACCGGCCTTGCCGGGCTGGAGGCGGAATACGCGAACTACCTGCAGCCGGGCATTTTGGCGGTGGCGATCCCCGCGTTGCTGCTAACCGCCGGGGTGTTTTTGGTGCTTGGTTTGGTCACCCCGGTGGCCGCCGCCCTGGCCACAATAGGCACCACGTTCGAGGCGCTGCACCTGTTGGATACCGATGGCGAGGCCTTCGATGTGCTGCGCCTGAGCGATAGCGTCCTGCTGGGCCTGCTGCTGGTGGCGTTGTCCCTGGGCCTGCAATTCACCGGCCCGGGCCGCCTGGCCGTGGATTACGGCCGCTCGTGGTCGCGCCGCCCGCTGGTCAGCTCGTGGCTTTTCGCGGTGATCGGCGTGGCCGGCGCCGCGGCCCTGTGGTGGTTCGGCGCCGGGGTCAACCCGTTTAACTAG
- a CDS encoding LysR family transcriptional regulator ArgP has protein sequence MNLKHLATLLAVLDEGSFEAAADTLAVTPSAVSQRIKALEAQVGRVLVRRTVPASATEAGEVLAQAARRMALLQAETDAQMRGRIARVPLSIAINADSLATWFRPVFATVAGWGGASLRLWVEDESQSLQLLRRGDCLGAVTREHKPVSGCDVEPLGVMRYRAVAAPRLRDEYTEGGVLDWAAMPVLRYGRNDKLQDEGLRGRVTELPSQRRVSQIPSSEGFLEAARAGLGWALVPDIQARSLLESGELVLLDDRVSDVELYWQHWRLESPLLQRLSDAVVATASEALR, from the coding sequence ATGAACTTGAAACACCTGGCTACGCTGCTGGCCGTCCTCGATGAAGGCAGCTTTGAAGCCGCCGCAGACACTCTCGCAGTCACGCCTTCGGCCGTGAGCCAACGCATTAAGGCCCTCGAGGCCCAGGTCGGGCGGGTGCTCGTGCGGCGTACCGTCCCGGCCTCCGCCACCGAGGCCGGCGAGGTCTTGGCGCAGGCGGCGCGGCGCATGGCCCTGCTCCAGGCGGAAACGGATGCCCAGATGCGGGGCCGCATTGCGCGCGTTCCGCTAAGCATTGCAATCAATGCGGACTCCTTAGCCACGTGGTTTCGCCCGGTGTTTGCTACGGTCGCTGGCTGGGGCGGGGCGTCGTTACGCTTATGGGTGGAGGATGAATCGCAATCGTTGCAGCTGCTGCGGCGCGGGGATTGCTTGGGCGCGGTCACCCGCGAGCATAAACCGGTGTCGGGCTGCGATGTGGAACCCCTCGGCGTGATGCGTTATCGTGCCGTCGCCGCCCCCCGGTTGCGCGATGAATACACGGAGGGCGGGGTGCTGGATTGGGCAGCGATGCCGGTGCTGCGCTACGGCCGCAACGATAAGCTTCAGGATGAGGGCCTGCGCGGCCGCGTGACCGAACTCCCTTCCCAACGCCGAGTGTCGCAGATTCCGTCCTCCGAGGGCTTTCTGGAGGCGGCGCGCGCGGGCCTCGGTTGGGCGCTGGTTCCTGATATTCAAGCGCGGTCACTATTGGAATCAGGTGAGCTGGTCCTCTTAGATGACCGTGTTTCTGATGTGGAATTATATTGGCAGCATTGGCGCCTGGAATCGCCCCTCCTCCAGCGGCTTTCCGACGCCGTGGTGGCCACCGCAAGCGAGGCGCTGCGCTGA
- the ilvC gene encoding ketol-acid reductoisomerase, protein MAIELLYDADADLSIIQGRKVAIIGYGSQGHAHAQCLRESGVEVVIGLREGSKSAEKASEAGFEVKSNAEAAAWADLIMLLAPDTSQAKIFTEDIAPNLKDGDALFFGHGLNIHFELIKPDANITVGMVAPKGPGHIVRRQFVDGKGVPCLIAVAQDPKGNGKELALSYAAAIGGARAGVIPTTFKEETETDLFGEQAVLCGGLEYLIMTGFEVLTEAGYAPELAYFEVLHEMKLIVDLIWEGGIGNMNYSVSDTAEFGGYIAGPQVIDAGTKQRMEKVLADIQDGSFVKRLLANVEGGNKELEGLRAEIAAHPIESTGAKLRDLMSWVKNPLDATA, encoded by the coding sequence ATGGCTATTGAACTGCTGTACGACGCAGACGCAGATCTTTCCATTATCCAGGGCCGCAAGGTCGCCATCATTGGGTATGGTTCCCAGGGCCACGCGCACGCACAGTGCCTCCGCGAATCCGGCGTTGAGGTTGTTATCGGCCTGCGCGAAGGCTCCAAGTCTGCCGAGAAGGCAAGCGAGGCTGGCTTCGAAGTCAAGAGCAACGCCGAGGCCGCCGCATGGGCCGATCTCATCATGCTGCTCGCTCCCGATACCTCCCAGGCAAAGATCTTCACCGAGGACATCGCCCCGAACCTCAAGGACGGCGACGCACTGTTCTTCGGCCATGGCCTGAACATCCACTTCGAGCTGATCAAGCCGGACGCCAATATTACGGTCGGCATGGTAGCTCCGAAGGGCCCGGGCCACATCGTGCGTCGACAATTCGTCGATGGTAAGGGTGTGCCGTGCCTCATCGCCGTTGCCCAGGACCCGAAGGGCAACGGCAAGGAACTGGCGCTTTCCTATGCCGCCGCTATCGGTGGTGCGCGCGCCGGTGTTATCCCCACCACCTTCAAGGAAGAGACCGAGACCGACCTGTTCGGTGAGCAGGCCGTACTGTGTGGTGGCCTCGAATACCTGATCATGACCGGTTTTGAGGTGCTCACCGAGGCCGGTTACGCGCCCGAGCTGGCCTACTTTGAGGTGCTGCACGAGATGAAGCTGATCGTCGACCTCATCTGGGAAGGCGGCATCGGCAACATGAACTACTCGGTGTCCGACACCGCCGAATTCGGCGGCTATATCGCTGGCCCGCAGGTCATCGACGCGGGCACCAAGCAACGCATGGAAAAGGTCCTCGCCGATATCCAAGACGGCAGCTTTGTCAAGCGACTGCTGGCCAACGTCGAGGGCGGCAACAAGGAGCTCGAAGGGCTGCGCGCAGAGATCGCCGCACATCCGATCGAATCCACCGGTGCCAAGCTGCGCGACCTGATGTCCTGGGTAAAGAACCCGCTGGACGCCACCGCCTAA
- a CDS encoding acetolactate synthase large subunit: protein MNVAPRSQPTPASVASARERRKTPKPERMTGAQAIVRSLEALGTDVVFGLPGGAVLPLYDPIYASTKLRHVLVRHEQGAGHAATGYAQASGKVGVCIATSGPGATNLVTPIADANLDSVPLVAITGQVGHTLLGTDAFQEADIRGITMPITKHNFMVTDPNEIPAALAEAFHLAATGRPGAVLVDIPKDIQNAPMDFVWPPKMYLPGYRPVSTPHNRQIEEAVRLISKAKRPVFYIGGGVIKANASAELLALAEFLNIPVVTTLMALGSFPDSHPLHAGMPGMHGSVSAVAAMQRSDLLITIGARFDDRVTGDVKSFAPVAKVIHADIDPAEIGKIRKADVPIVGDAREVLVALHNVYREKKYDRPSVAAWRAYIDSLKERFPRGWDPQQDGQLSPQFVINTLSNEVGPDAIYCAGVGQHQMWSAQFIDFQKPRTWLNSGGLGTMGYAVPAAMGAKAACPDKEVWAIDGDGCFQMTNQELVTCAVEGFPVKIAVINNGNLGMVRQWQTLFYEGRYSNTKLRDGDNYLPDFVALAESLGCAAFRVTTEEEVIPTIRKAREINDRPVVIDFIVGEDAQVWPMVSAGSSNSDIQYARGLRPLFDEDSAGENPAAIDMAVDAQYAPKEMI from the coding sequence GTGAACGTGGCACCTCGATCCCAACCTACTCCCGCTTCGGTTGCCTCAGCGCGGGAGCGTCGCAAGACGCCCAAACCGGAACGAATGACGGGCGCGCAAGCCATCGTCCGTTCATTGGAAGCCTTGGGTACGGACGTAGTCTTCGGCTTGCCCGGCGGCGCAGTCTTGCCGCTGTATGATCCGATCTACGCTTCCACCAAGCTGCGGCACGTCCTTGTGCGCCACGAACAGGGCGCCGGGCATGCCGCAACCGGCTATGCGCAAGCATCCGGGAAAGTGGGCGTGTGTATTGCAACCTCCGGCCCTGGGGCAACCAACCTTGTAACCCCCATCGCCGATGCGAACTTGGATTCGGTCCCCTTGGTGGCTATTACCGGACAGGTCGGGCACACCCTGCTCGGTACCGACGCCTTCCAAGAAGCCGATATCCGTGGCATCACCATGCCGATTACCAAGCACAATTTCATGGTGACGGATCCCAACGAGATCCCCGCCGCCCTTGCGGAAGCCTTCCACCTCGCGGCGACCGGCCGCCCGGGTGCGGTGCTGGTGGATATCCCGAAGGATATTCAGAACGCGCCCATGGACTTTGTCTGGCCTCCGAAAATGTATTTGCCGGGGTATCGCCCCGTGTCCACCCCGCATAACCGCCAGATCGAAGAGGCGGTGCGCCTGATTTCCAAGGCGAAGCGCCCCGTGTTTTATATCGGCGGCGGCGTGATCAAGGCGAATGCGTCTGCGGAATTGCTGGCGCTTGCCGAGTTTTTGAACATTCCGGTGGTGACCACCCTGATGGCGCTTGGCTCGTTCCCGGATTCCCACCCGTTGCACGCGGGCATGCCGGGCATGCATGGCTCGGTGTCTGCGGTGGCGGCGATGCAGCGCAGCGACCTGCTGATCACCATTGGCGCGCGTTTCGACGACCGCGTCACCGGCGACGTCAAGTCCTTCGCCCCTGTGGCCAAAGTCATTCACGCTGATATCGACCCCGCCGAGATTGGCAAGATCCGCAAGGCGGACGTTCCGATCGTGGGCGACGCCCGCGAGGTCCTAGTCGCGCTGCACAATGTGTACCGCGAAAAGAAGTACGATCGCCCGTCCGTGGCCGCGTGGCGTGCGTATATCGATAGCTTGAAGGAGCGGTTCCCGCGCGGTTGGGATCCGCAGCAGGACGGCCAGCTTTCCCCGCAATTCGTGATCAATACGTTGTCCAATGAGGTGGGCCCGGATGCGATTTATTGCGCGGGTGTTGGCCAGCACCAAATGTGGTCCGCGCAGTTTATCGATTTTCAAAAGCCCCGCACCTGGCTCAATTCCGGCGGCCTGGGCACCATGGGCTACGCCGTGCCGGCGGCGATGGGCGCGAAGGCCGCCTGCCCGGACAAGGAAGTGTGGGCCATCGATGGCGATGGCTGCTTCCAAATGACCAACCAGGAGCTTGTCACCTGCGCGGTCGAGGGCTTCCCGGTGAAGATCGCCGTGATCAATAACGGCAACCTCGGCATGGTGCGCCAGTGGCAAACCTTGTTCTACGAGGGCCGCTATTCCAATACCAAGCTGCGCGATGGCGATAATTACCTGCCGGATTTCGTGGCGCTTGCGGAGTCGCTCGGCTGCGCGGCCTTCCGCGTGACTACGGAGGAGGAAGTGATCCCCACCATCCGCAAGGCCCGCGAGATCAACGATCGCCCCGTGGTGATCGACTTTATCGTCGGTGAGGACGCCCAGGTCTGGCCGATGGTGTCCGCCGGCAGCTCCAATTCCGATATCCAATACGCCCGCGGGTTGCGCCCGTTGTTCGACGAGGACTCCGCGGGAGAAAACCCTGCGGCCATCGATATGGCCGTTGACGCTCAATACGCTCCTAAGGAGATGATCTAA
- the ilvD gene encoding dihydroxy-acid dehydratase, with amino-acid sequence MIPLRSKVTTVGRNAAGARALWRATGMTDNDFGKPIVAIANSFTQFVPGHVHLRDVGKIVAEAVEAAGGVAKEFNTIAVDDGIAMGHGGMLYSLPSREIIADSVEYMVNAHTADAIVCISNCDKITPGMLNAALRLNIPVAFVSGGPMEAGKAVVVDGVAHAPTDLVTAISASASEAVSDSGLDSVERSACPTCGSCSGMFTANSMNCLTEALGLSLPGNGSTLATHQARRALFQRAGTLIVDLCRRYYGEGDESVLPRNIATRAAFDNAMALDMAMGGSTNTVLHILAAAQEGEVDFQLDDIDALSRRVGCLSKVSPNSDYHMEDVHRAGGIPAILGELNRGGLLHTNVHSVHSPSLEQWLADWDIRSGHATEEALELFHAAPGGLRTTEAFSTNNRWDSLDTDAAGGCIRDVAHAYTVDGGLAVLRGNLAPDGAIIKAAGIDEAYWHFVGPARVVESQEEAVSVILKREIQPGEVLVVRYEGPSGGPGMQEMLHPTAFLKGAGLGTKCALVTDGRFSGGSSGLSIGHISPEAAHGGMIGLVEDGDIITIDVHTRELSVALTDAEIATRRARMEASEHPWQPRERNRKVSKALRAYAAMATSADKGAVRKI; translated from the coding sequence ATGATCCCTCTTCGCTCAAAGGTCACCACGGTCGGCCGAAACGCCGCGGGTGCCCGCGCCCTCTGGCGTGCGACCGGAATGACCGATAATGATTTCGGCAAACCAATCGTGGCAATCGCTAATTCCTTTACGCAGTTCGTGCCCGGCCACGTGCACTTGCGCGACGTTGGCAAGATCGTCGCGGAAGCCGTGGAAGCGGCAGGCGGCGTGGCCAAGGAATTCAATACCATCGCCGTCGATGATGGCATCGCAATGGGCCACGGCGGCATGCTCTACTCCCTGCCCAGCCGAGAAATCATCGCGGACTCCGTCGAATATATGGTCAATGCGCACACGGCGGACGCCATCGTATGCATCTCCAATTGCGATAAAATCACCCCCGGCATGCTCAACGCCGCGCTCCGCCTGAACATCCCCGTGGCGTTCGTCTCCGGCGGCCCCATGGAAGCCGGCAAGGCGGTTGTTGTGGACGGCGTGGCGCACGCGCCGACGGACCTGGTCACCGCCATTTCCGCCTCCGCATCCGAAGCTGTGAGCGATAGCGGCTTGGATTCCGTGGAGCGCTCCGCGTGCCCTACCTGCGGTTCCTGCTCCGGCATGTTTACCGCGAATTCCATGAATTGCCTGACCGAGGCGCTGGGCCTTTCCCTGCCCGGCAACGGATCCACGCTGGCCACGCACCAGGCCCGCCGCGCGCTTTTTCAACGCGCCGGTACGCTCATCGTGGATTTGTGCCGCCGCTACTATGGCGAGGGCGATGAATCGGTCCTGCCGCGCAATATTGCCACCCGCGCCGCTTTTGATAACGCCATGGCGCTGGATATGGCCATGGGCGGCTCCACGAATACGGTGCTGCACATCCTGGCCGCCGCGCAGGAAGGCGAGGTGGACTTCCAGCTTGACGATATCGACGCCCTGTCCCGCCGCGTCGGCTGCCTGTCCAAGGTGTCCCCCAACTCGGACTACCATATGGAAGATGTGCACCGGGCGGGCGGCATCCCCGCCATCCTCGGGGAACTCAATCGCGGCGGGCTCCTGCACACGAACGTGCATTCGGTTCATTCGCCGTCGTTGGAACAGTGGCTCGCCGATTGGGATATCCGCAGCGGGCACGCCACCGAAGAGGCCCTCGAACTATTCCACGCCGCCCCCGGCGGATTGCGCACCACGGAGGCATTTTCCACCAATAATCGGTGGGACAGCCTAGACACCGACGCCGCGGGCGGCTGCATTCGCGACGTCGCGCACGCCTACACCGTCGACGGCGGCCTCGCCGTGCTGCGCGGCAATCTCGCACCGGACGGCGCCATCATCAAGGCCGCCGGCATCGACGAGGCCTATTGGCATTTCGTGGGCCCCGCCCGCGTGGTGGAAAGCCAAGAGGAGGCCGTCTCCGTGATTCTGAAACGCGAGATCCAGCCGGGCGAGGTGCTGGTGGTGCGCTACGAAGGCCCCTCGGGCGGCCCCGGCATGCAGGAAATGCTGCACCCCACCGCCTTTTTAAAGGGCGCCGGTTTGGGCACCAAATGCGCCCTGGTCACGGACGGCCGCTTCTCCGGCGGCTCCTCCGGACTTTCCATCGGCCATATTTCCCCCGAAGCCGCCCACGGCGGCATGATCGGCCTGGTCGAAGACGGCGATATCATCACCATCGACGTGCACACCCGCGAGCTTTCCGTGGCGCTCACCGATGCGGAGATTGCCACCCGACGGGCCCGCATGGAGGCCAGCGAACACCCCTGGCAGCCGAGGGAGCGCAACCGGAAAGTATCCAAGGCGTTGCGCGCCTACGCCGCCATGGCCACCTCCGCGGACAAGGGCGCGGTGCGGAAAATCTAG
- the ilvN gene encoding acetolactate synthase small subunit yields MSETEVTRHMLSVLVQDIEGIISRVSGMFTRRAFSMISITSASTETPGINRITIVVDADELNIEQITKQLNKLVPVLKVVRLPEEHSVSRALMLVKVSADATNRPQVVDAANIFRARVIDVAPDSVVIEATGSPGKLQALLHVLEPFGIRELLESGLIALNRGPKTMAPNRL; encoded by the coding sequence ATGTCCGAGACCGAGGTCACCCGACACATGCTGAGCGTGTTGGTGCAGGATATTGAGGGCATCATTTCCCGCGTGTCAGGCATGTTTACGCGCCGCGCGTTTAGCATGATTTCGATCACTTCTGCGTCCACCGAGACCCCCGGCATCAACCGCATTACCATCGTCGTGGATGCGGACGAACTGAATATCGAACAGATCACCAAGCAGCTGAATAAGCTGGTGCCTGTGCTCAAGGTTGTGCGCCTTCCGGAGGAGCATTCCGTGTCGCGCGCATTGATGCTGGTCAAGGTGTCCGCTGACGCGACGAATCGCCCCCAGGTTGTCGACGCCGCGAATATCTTCCGCGCCCGAGTGATCGACGTGGCCCCGGATTCCGTGGTCATCGAGGCCACGGGCAGCCCGGGCAAATTGCAGGCGCTATTGCATGTTTTGGAGCCGTTCGGTATTCGTGAGCTGCTTGAATCCGGCCTGATCGCATTGAATCGCGGTCCGAAGACCATGGCGCCGAATCGCCTATAA
- a CDS encoding PH domain-containing protein, which translates to MSSNPQTFRPERTHLLAAGVLFLICLLVLGAKPLYLFWLPLLPLVFVVWVLRSSTTVDERGIHVRYAFAKGRSVSWEEFAGIGFEKARSYARTTDGEKVALPAVTFNSLPRLAEASSGRIPDALTAGRNAADDKVVVIHRDGRQVLKPREEAPAEPTDQPTD; encoded by the coding sequence ATGAGTTCGAACCCGCAGACCTTCCGTCCTGAGCGAACCCACTTGTTGGCCGCAGGGGTGCTGTTTCTGATTTGCCTGCTTGTGCTTGGCGCGAAGCCACTGTACTTGTTCTGGCTGCCGCTGCTGCCGTTGGTGTTTGTGGTGTGGGTGCTGCGGTCCAGCACCACCGTGGACGAACGCGGCATCCACGTCAGGTACGCGTTTGCTAAGGGTCGCTCTGTCTCGTGGGAGGAATTCGCCGGCATCGGATTTGAAAAAGCCCGCTCCTATGCCCGCACCACGGACGGCGAAAAGGTCGCCTTACCTGCGGTAACGTTCAACTCATTACCCAGACTCGCCGAGGCGTCAAGCGGTCGCATCCCAGACGCGCTGACCGCCGGCCGAAACGCCGCTGATGACAAAGTGGTGGTGATTCACCGCGATGGTCGGCAGGTCCTCAAACCCCGCGAGGAAGCCCCTGCCGAGCCCACGGACCAGCCTACTGACTAA
- a CDS encoding LysE/ArgO family amino acid transporter, whose amino-acid sequence MSITINGFLMGLSLIIAIGPQNALLLRQGMARVGVTAVVSICLVSDILLIFGGTAGVGVIVERAPIVLSALKWFGFFYLLYFAYTCFRDAWKPHGRPAEPAPKSESATAAPETHAPASGGVAIAERTKAPAKTRPSWVQPALAALAMTWLNPAAYLDALVMLGNLANQHGETGRWYFATGALLASVVWFPTIGYGAAKLAGPLSNPRIAKMVNIGIGLVMVGIALRLILH is encoded by the coding sequence ATGAGCATAACGATCAACGGTTTCCTCATGGGATTATCCCTTATCATCGCTATCGGACCCCAAAACGCCCTACTGCTGCGCCAAGGCATGGCGCGCGTTGGCGTGACCGCCGTTGTGAGCATCTGCCTAGTATCAGACATCCTGCTGATCTTCGGCGGCACCGCAGGCGTCGGCGTCATCGTGGAACGCGCACCCATAGTCCTAAGCGCCCTGAAATGGTTCGGCTTCTTCTACCTGCTGTACTTCGCCTACACCTGTTTCCGCGACGCCTGGAAACCCCACGGCCGACCCGCCGAACCCGCGCCCAAATCCGAATCCGCCACCGCAGCGCCCGAAACCCACGCCCCCGCTTCCGGCGGCGTGGCCATCGCGGAACGCACCAAAGCCCCAGCCAAAACGCGGCCAAGCTGGGTGCAACCCGCGCTTGCCGCACTGGCAATGACCTGGCTAAACCCCGCCGCCTACCTCGACGCGCTGGTCATGCTGGGCAATCTAGCCAACCAGCACGGCGAAACCGGCCGCTGGTACTTCGCCACCGGGGCCCTGCTGGCCAGCGTCGTGTGGTTCCCCACCATCGGCTACGGCGCGGCCAAGCTCGCCGGCCCATTGTCCAACCCGCGCATCGCCAAGATGGTCAATATCGGCATCGGCCTCGTGATGGTCGGCATCGCCCTCCGGCTGATCCTGCACTAG